The Micromonospora sp. Llam0 genome contains a region encoding:
- a CDS encoding cytochrome P450, with the protein MKCPVTAGSLRLYPFSDRADLTVDPTYGDLRSNEPVARVRMPYGGGDAWLVTRHADAKKALSDPRLSIAAGAGRDVPRASPRIQEADGLMGMPPEAHARLRRLVATAFTPKRVRDIAPRIAEIADRLVDDVIETGPPADLVRQIALPVPVTIICEMMGVATEEQPIFRAFSDALMSSTRYSDDEVEQAVQEFIAYLGGLLAHRRANRTDDLIGALIEARDDGDRLSEEELIMLTGGLLVGGHETTASQIASHLFVLLRDRSRYETLCARPELIPTAVEELLRIAPMWATVGPTRIATEDLELNGAAIRAGDAVIFSLASANLDEDAFLDAADVVLDREPNPHIAFGHGPHFCIGASLARLEIQATIGALVRRLPGLRLAVKENELEWHRGMMVRSLVALPVRW; encoded by the coding sequence ATGAAGTGTCCCGTAACAGCCGGATCCTTACGGCTCTACCCCTTCAGTGACCGTGCCGACCTCACTGTCGACCCCACCTACGGCGACCTGCGCTCAAATGAGCCGGTCGCCCGCGTCCGCATGCCCTACGGCGGCGGGGACGCCTGGCTGGTCACCCGGCACGCCGACGCCAAGAAGGCGCTCTCCGACCCGCGGCTCAGCATCGCCGCCGGCGCCGGCCGGGACGTGCCCCGCGCCTCCCCCCGCATCCAGGAGGCGGACGGGCTGATGGGTATGCCCCCCGAGGCGCACGCCCGGCTGCGCCGCCTCGTCGCCACCGCGTTCACCCCGAAACGCGTCCGAGACATCGCCCCCCGGATCGCCGAGATCGCCGACCGGCTCGTTGACGACGTGATCGAGACCGGCCCGCCAGCGGACCTCGTACGCCAGATCGCCCTCCCCGTCCCGGTCACGATCATCTGCGAGATGATGGGGGTCGCCACCGAGGAGCAGCCCATCTTCCGGGCCTTCAGCGATGCCCTGATGTCCAGCACCCGCTATTCGGACGACGAGGTCGAACAGGCCGTCCAGGAGTTCATCGCGTACCTCGGCGGCCTGCTCGCGCACCGCCGCGCCAACCGTACCGACGACCTCATCGGCGCGCTGATCGAGGCCCGCGACGATGGCGACCGACTCAGCGAGGAAGAGCTGATCATGCTCACGGGCGGCCTCCTCGTTGGCGGCCATGAGACCACCGCCAGCCAGATCGCCTCGCACCTGTTCGTCCTGCTGCGCGACCGTTCCCGGTACGAGACCCTGTGCGCCCGGCCCGAGCTGATCCCGACAGCCGTCGAGGAACTTCTCCGCATCGCCCCGATGTGGGCCACAGTGGGGCCCACCCGCATTGCCACCGAGGACCTGGAACTCAACGGGGCCGCCATCCGTGCCGGTGACGCCGTGATCTTTTCCTTGGCCTCCGCCAACCTGGACGAGGATGCCTTCCTGGACGCCGCCGACGTCGTCCTCGACCGCGAGCCCAATCCGCACATCGCGTTTGGACACGGCCCGCATTTCTGCATTGGGGCAAGCCTCGCCCGACTGGAGATCCAGGCCACCATCGGAGCATTGGTCAGACGACTCCCCGGCCTTCGTCTTGCTGTCAAGGAGAACGAACTCGAGTGGCACCGGGGGATGATGGTACGGAGCCTCGTGGCCCTACCGGTGAGGTGGTGA
- a CDS encoding cytochrome P450 — MTQTDNVPAPPLDMPKGADAQGLLDWFAYMREHSPVSWDETRQAWHVFNYRDYLAVTANPLIFSSDFSPVFPVPPELALLMGPGTIGGIDPPRHGPMRKLVSQAFTPRRIAQMEARIETITADILEQVRGQERIDIAADLAYPLPVTVIADMLGIPNEDHEKFRRWVDIILSNEGLEYPNLPEDFTETVGPAIAEWSEFLYAQIAEKRARPQDDLMSGLLAVEVEGRKLTDEEVVNIVALLLTAGHISSATLLSNLFLVLEEHPEALAAVRADRSLVPGVVEETLRWRSPFNCIFRLLAEDTEIFGQPMRKGQMVIAWIASANRDTEVFTDPDIFDIRRESNKHLAFGYGIHHCLGAFLARQEARVFLNHVLDEFSEFTIDHDEVEFYDPDQLTARRLPVQVVRG; from the coding sequence ATGACGCAGACGGACAACGTGCCGGCGCCACCGCTCGACATGCCCAAGGGCGCGGACGCCCAAGGGCTGCTTGATTGGTTCGCCTACATGCGGGAGCACAGTCCCGTCTCCTGGGACGAGACCCGGCAGGCCTGGCACGTGTTCAACTACCGGGACTACCTGGCCGTCACCGCCAACCCGCTGATCTTCTCCTCGGACTTCAGTCCGGTCTTCCCGGTGCCACCGGAGCTGGCCCTGCTCATGGGGCCGGGCACCATCGGCGGCATCGACCCGCCCCGACACGGGCCGATGCGTAAACTGGTGAGCCAGGCGTTCACCCCCCGACGGATCGCCCAGATGGAGGCGCGGATCGAAACGATCACCGCCGACATTCTCGAGCAGGTACGCGGCCAGGAACGAATCGACATCGCCGCCGACCTCGCGTACCCGCTGCCGGTGACGGTCATCGCCGACATGCTGGGCATCCCGAACGAGGACCACGAAAAGTTCCGCAGGTGGGTCGACATCATCCTCAGCAACGAGGGCCTGGAGTACCCGAACCTCCCGGAAGACTTCACCGAGACGGTCGGCCCGGCCATCGCGGAGTGGTCGGAGTTCCTCTACGCCCAGATAGCCGAAAAGCGGGCCCGGCCGCAGGACGATCTGATGAGCGGGCTGCTGGCGGTAGAGGTTGAGGGCCGCAAGCTGACCGACGAGGAGGTGGTCAACATCGTGGCGCTGCTGCTCACCGCCGGGCACATCTCCAGCGCCACGCTGCTTAGCAACCTCTTCCTGGTGCTGGAGGAGCACCCAGAGGCGCTCGCGGCCGTCCGCGCCGACCGCAGCCTCGTCCCCGGCGTTGTCGAGGAGACCCTTCGCTGGCGTTCCCCCTTCAACTGCATCTTCCGGCTGCTCGCCGAAGACACTGAGATCTTCGGCCAGCCGATGCGCAAGGGGCAGATGGTGATTGCCTGGATCGCCTCCGCGAACCGCGACACCGAGGTGTTCACGGACCCGGACATCTTCGACATCCGGCGCGAGTCGAACAAGCACCTGGCCTTCGGCTACGGCATCCACCACTGCCTGGGCGCCTTCCTGGCCCGACAGGAGGCCAGGGTCTTCCTCAACCACGTCCTCGACGAGTTCAGCGAGTTCACCATCGACCACGACGAGGTCGAGTTCTACGACCCGGACCAGCTCACCGCGCGACGCCTACCCGTCCAGGTGGTCCGCGGCTGA
- a CDS encoding DegT/DnrJ/EryC1/StrS aminotransferase family protein, whose translation MTVEVPFLDLVAATDEVRADLDAAYARVSASGRYLLGPELAAFETEFAAYCTAQHCVGVGSGLDALVLALRALGVGPGDEVIVPAHTFIATWLAVSATGARPVPVEPGGSSFGICPERLADALTPHVKAVLVVHLYGHPVDLDSVRAVADRYGVPVVEDAAQAHAATYRGRPIGAGGVVAFSFYPAKNLGALGDGGAVVTDDAQLAERVRLLRNYGSTRKYEHQVQGGNSRLDEFQAAVLRAKLPYLDEWTTRRNRVARRYTEALSEVPDLVLPTVAPWATSAWHLYVVRTRHRELLRGRLAEAGVETLVHYPTPVHRSGAYRDTETVRRAGPLPLSERLAEEVLSLPIGPHLSDESVEMVISAVRAALTDLDAEVGVASSRR comes from the coding sequence GTGACAGTGGAGGTTCCCTTCCTCGATCTGGTTGCGGCCACCGACGAGGTACGGGCCGACCTGGACGCGGCGTACGCGCGGGTGTCCGCGTCGGGCCGCTACCTGCTCGGTCCGGAGCTGGCGGCGTTCGAGACGGAGTTCGCGGCGTACTGCACGGCGCAGCACTGCGTCGGGGTGGGCAGCGGGCTGGACGCGCTGGTGCTGGCCCTGCGGGCGCTCGGCGTCGGGCCGGGTGACGAGGTGATCGTGCCGGCGCACACGTTCATCGCGACCTGGCTGGCGGTGTCGGCCACCGGCGCCCGCCCGGTTCCGGTGGAGCCGGGCGGGTCCAGTTTCGGCATCTGCCCGGAGCGGTTGGCGGATGCGCTCACCCCGCACGTCAAAGCGGTGCTCGTCGTACACCTCTACGGGCACCCGGTCGACCTGGACTCGGTGCGGGCGGTCGCCGACCGGTACGGCGTACCGGTGGTGGAGGATGCGGCGCAGGCCCACGCCGCCACCTACCGGGGGCGGCCGATCGGTGCCGGCGGAGTAGTCGCGTTCAGCTTCTACCCGGCAAAGAACCTCGGCGCGCTGGGCGACGGCGGAGCCGTGGTCACCGACGATGCGCAGCTCGCCGAGCGGGTCCGGCTGTTGCGCAACTACGGCTCCACACGCAAGTACGAACACCAGGTACAGGGCGGCAACTCGCGGCTGGACGAGTTTCAGGCGGCGGTGCTGCGGGCCAAGCTGCCGTACCTGGACGAGTGGACCACGCGACGGAACCGGGTGGCCCGGCGGTACACGGAGGCGCTGAGCGAGGTGCCCGACCTCGTCCTGCCCACCGTCGCGCCCTGGGCCACGTCCGCGTGGCACCTGTACGTGGTTCGGACCCGGCACCGTGAGCTGTTGCGGGGTCGGCTGGCCGAGGCCGGGGTGGAGACGCTGGTGCACTACCCGACCCCGGTGCACCGGTCCGGCGCGTACCGGGACACCGAGACGGTCCGCCGGGCCGGCCCGTTACCGCTCAGTGAACGCCTCGCCGAGGAGGTCCTAAGCCTGCCGATCGGCCCCCACCTGTCCGACGAGAGCGTCGAGATGGTGATCTCCGCAGTCCGCGCCGCCCTGACCGACCTGGACGCGGAGGTCGGGGTCGCATCGTCCCGGCGGTGA
- a CDS encoding thioesterase II family protein, whose amino-acid sequence MSRSTDSPELWLRRYQPDDDPAVRLFCFPHAGGAASAYLPFARRLPATVDVAAVQYPGRQDRRDEPFVDSIDALVDRLLPILLAAADRPIAFFGHSMGATVAFEIGRRLPPAAADRLVHIFASGRRGPATPRRDRYYHADDELIAEIRRLEGTDSSLLADEELLQMVLPAIRNDYRAAATYDYRPGPLLRCPVTVLTGDSDPNVTAEEAAAWAEVTTATTVVHTYSGGHFYLNGQIDAVCGRITAALKALTPARTGGVGG is encoded by the coding sequence ATGTCCCGGTCCACCGATTCACCCGAGCTCTGGCTGCGTCGTTACCAGCCGGACGACGACCCTGCCGTCCGGCTGTTCTGCTTCCCGCACGCCGGCGGCGCAGCCAGCGCGTACCTGCCGTTCGCGCGCCGGCTGCCGGCCACCGTGGACGTGGCGGCGGTCCAGTACCCGGGCCGGCAGGACCGCCGGGACGAGCCCTTCGTCGACTCCATCGACGCCCTCGTGGATCGGCTGCTACCCATCTTGCTCGCCGCAGCGGACCGGCCGATCGCCTTCTTCGGGCACAGCATGGGCGCCACAGTCGCCTTCGAGATCGGTCGCCGGCTCCCACCCGCCGCTGCCGACCGGCTGGTCCACATCTTCGCCTCCGGCCGGCGCGGCCCGGCCACCCCCCGCCGCGACCGGTACTACCACGCAGACGACGAGCTGATCGCGGAGATCCGCCGGTTGGAGGGCACCGACTCCAGCCTGCTGGCCGACGAGGAACTGCTGCAGATGGTCCTCCCGGCGATTCGCAACGACTACCGGGCGGCGGCGACCTACGACTACCGCCCCGGGCCGCTGCTGCGCTGCCCGGTCACCGTGCTCACCGGCGACAGTGACCCCAACGTCACCGCCGAGGAGGCGGCGGCGTGGGCCGAGGTGACGACGGCGACGACGGTCGTCCACACCTACTCCGGCGGGCATTTCTACCTCAACGGCCAGATCGACGCGGTCTGCGGGCGGATCACCGCCGCACTCAAGGCGCTGACCCCGGCGCGGACCGGCGGCGTCGGCGGCTGA